The DNA sequence tgATGACAATTATCTATCTTTCTGTCTCGAGATATCCGACCTAACATTGAACAACCGACACCGaaagataaataaattcttaaattaCTTACAGCACCAGAAACGTAAACATAGATTCCGTAATTTACTTTGTTTAATACACTTGGACAGTGATAAAGCGTAAATGCACTTAACTAAATTGTGTACagatttgaagaaatttggaCAAATCATTATCACTTAGTGTGTATTAATAATagaattttaataatattttgccGATATTATACATAAGGTTGGCTGTTTTTGCATGCGTAAATAactagaatatttttttttccagaattttgcTATTACGATTTTTGATTAGGTGTGTCCGTGTTGGCGCCGAGTTTTACATTcctaaacaaaacaaaaataccaAATAAAATCTCcatatttattattaaaatctaGTCTGTTAATAATAAGAGAACTATGGAAATTTGCAGACATTCGAATTATTATTCCAAAATTACGTCACATTCTATGGAATGTATCAAAAAATGATCTCGCTAGATCGTAACTAAAACTTTTGATATCACGCTCCATATACCACAGATATATGTTCTTTCGATAGAAAATCAGTTTAGGAAACAATActtacattttacattcaatatttatttacattatcCTAACAAAAGGGGAGATTGCAATTTCGACTTATTTTAACTATATACTGGAAGAATGCCCTACATCGCTTTAGGAACACCTCCTTAAATGTGATTTAATCGTGAATACTTatacattaaatttgaaaactttttcttggTTGATAGGTTGGAGGTCACAATAGTGTAGCTCACAAAGTAGCTAGGTCCagttttcgtgaaaattttgtttaggaGTGGTTGAAACAAATATcagttttcgacgcatgtgaAAGTTAGATACCTCCTGAttaccaatgaaagtaaactCTATAGGGATgatctaatgtcaaaatttgtatggagtgGAGGAAATAGagatttcatataaagaaaCTCACTTTTCAATGAGaatcattgaaaggtgagtttcctccggtttgtatggacAGACAATACCTGGTTTCATTCATTGCTGATTACGCCTGTCTTGAATTTGAAACTCTCCACCTCTTCGGACGGACGCTATTTGTGTAGGAGCCCTGCTACGCGAGTGACAATCGACGTTTCATACCAAAAATTCACCATGCCAtacaaattcgattttggtgaatttgtttgtatggaaaaggttcCCGCATATACAATAAAGTGTCCGACCAGCGTGAATAATAccgattattttgaaattttatcatctATTCGAATTTTACCATTCCATGATCCATAATATATTTCCACCCACACTTGAAAATTCTGAGTGTCACCCAgagcaaatttttttgaatatcttcttcaaaaaaaacttgattttttgttttcaataaaaaatagcaATGCAAATTCagattatttacatttttataagaaaataacTTTGATATGTTTGACAACAATGAAACCGGCTAAGTTTTAATTTCGATTGacgaaatttcagaaaaatccAATATTCAAATCAATAAAACACTATCATAGGCATTATGTCTCTTCGGCTTATATATTTATGCGATTTTCTATTAATTCTAATACACTTAGGGGTCATTCAAATAGTACGCACGCGCCAGTGGATAGGGAGTTGTTCAAACAAGCGGAATTCGTCCTCCAAGAAAAGGCTATTTGGAAACTAAGgctcgatttttgaaaatttctaataggtttgttccaaataactgtaaaacCAAACTTTGACAAAACGAAcgacgacgatttcatccacagagatgaacataacctaaacgtcaacaaatttctttgtaaattttttgttacaatttttgtcaacctgaaagttgaggttaagttgccttctgtgtatgaaatttgacatttcgaaattactttggaacaaacctatacacATACACATTTCTAGGACATTTTGTCATAACATTACTACTGTCAGCGTTCTATTTTTTTTgcgaaccaacttcactgctatgacatttcatgTAGATTTTACCAGAGTTATTTCATGACAAAATAGTGTGCAAAAAATGCATTAATGCCGTagtactgaaaaaaattgtggcgccTCCACAGGCTAACCGAGGTTTCCTCTAGCTTCCACGTTGGAGTAATCATATATCGATCGaacgtcaaacaaaatttgacaaataaTCCAACGAAGTAAGGGCCAATTTTCAAATACCATAAATTTATGGTACTCGCATTTCCATTCTGTTCTCACCTTCGCTTTCGCCACGTACAAGATTAATTAAACAATGGCACGAGTGTGAACATGCCGCCTTTTGTACATGAGCCTGTGTTCTTCCAAAACGTATCATCAGAAAGATATAAataatacacattttttgaaTCCTTTTGACCTTTTGACGGCGACTCtttaatttatgtaaataatattttaaattcagGGAGTGTTGGTAAGATTAGAAACTGACCAAACTGACTCATAAATGTGATGCGAATttcttattgatttttttcatcgGGATTCCAACCGAAATCAgtcgcattttccagtggactcattatatttttataagcctacaagcaaaagtgaCAATACTACTCCAAAGTGATATAGCTAGAAATGGTTGCCAAGCATCAGAGTAGCGTACATTTCACCAATGAGAAAGAGATTATGATAAGGGTGTCACACCACTTTCTACACTAAAAATTAGAGCCTTTGTTAAGTATGTCTTATATGCGATACGTAGATGTGTGACAGCATAAACGGAATGAAAAATACCacaagttaaaaaaatttataaggTGAAAGCATCATCAGGTTTGTTGAATTTATCAAATTCAGGTTGTTACTGATATCATGAGTGTCTGAGGTGGCCTCAGAGTCATCCGTTTTGTCTACGTTTTCATGACAGttaacagttcatatcaaacAATAGGTCTAACATGTGATGCGTTGTTTGAAATATTATGCGCAGCGCAATCTGTTGTGATTTCTCTGTCATAAACAACATGCTGATAGCAGTTGGTTTTGTTAAAATCGCTAGAGTTGAaagcaatttaattttttttttcgaatttgcGGTTATGTTGATTTCTATTGCATATCGTTCAATTTGTTCAGTTTTTACGGTTTTTACCCAGCGGTGAAAACGCTACCTGGCGATGGGGAAGTAACGCCATCTATTATCAACTATATGCTTTTGCTTCTGACCTCACAAtcgaataaataatgaaagtacaaagcaggtatggtctgtccatacaaaccggaggaaatagcgatttcatatatttcctctgctccatacaaatttggacattagaccatacctattGCCTATAGGCTATAGGAGAATGGAGTCtagaaactaagggtaaaatctaatacaatttagtacttttcttcataaaaaaactgttgtcaccgaattattttttcatgaacaaacttcactgctgtgacattccatgggaatgaatcaatgtgaagttgttatacaaaaaaaggcctgtgagattgaagtactataaaaaacatagctaacgccgacccgtacgaaacacctattcgtatcaaaagcctttaatgtgaaactcttcctttctcttacttcattttcttctctgctgaaaaactattctccctttaaaatcacttacattatccactctttgccttgttatcatatacaactaaattgccggaggcaagatagacagccccgtacgaagtcaaatttcataaattcctatttaaacagctatataccgctatatttacctatattttcctataaataagcatttcacagatgaatatgctattatatagctctatatgcctgtatatagctcaatataactgtatatagatatatatagatgtccatatatggaatccctgaaaccccacacacataacaaattatttccatgttaacagaaactctctaagtaccatttttcccaagatatatcacttttaataaaatccaatattttgttaggagaccggaaatagtaccgacgctttacattcgttaatacctttcaaacaaaaaacaatcatgaaattcggtcaaaatttactcgagatattgacaaaatactccacgttcactgtacacACCCCCCCTGaaccaaaataaagttttaccgaaaatgcacccaaaaattgattgctgttctaaatagagggaccctaggggagttcaaaacgatggtccgttgagctggaccagatgcttcctcatcccatacattttttttcttagttGTATGGGGTTGGGGTAGCATCTGTTCCAGcctaacggaccatcgttttgaactcccctagggtccctctatttagaacagcaatcaatttttgggtgcattttcggtaaaactttattttggttCAGGGGGGGTGtgtgtacggccgagtagccagataagagctcactccaagagacctagctcacgctcaggagaacaaattttcataaactttttttccctgattggtacggtcaatacctatctaataaagctataACAGACGacatatgttcaaatgtggcagACCTACAAGctaaaactgcttgccgccctgtgcctgtttcacaccaaggggtctaactcacgagtcggtcatccgatttccataaacgtcgatcggtattgtaaataccttttatttgacgtatcactgacaagtgtagtgcttaaatgtctggagataacgtcgaaaaacacttaggcacttattgggccccagctccggagaggtcgatccgaaatcatccatcttcgaacttagcctgtcttttgacattaccaaacgaggaaaaaaagaattttagaaatcggatgtgatttactcaagttagagaacggacagacagacagacagacattttttttcactgatttggcatctctagacaaccacaataggtttccccttactcagggagtccaattcgacgtgttacaaacgtatgcgtaaacttataagaccccagtacttcgtacgggtctaaaaatgtggcgcctctacaggccaaccgactaggccgactaggcgaatagaGTATTGTCCTGTATCTATTTTCATTGCGAATGAACACCCTGTGGatcatgaaaaataaaactagTACAATCGTCATGAATGACATTTCTCATTGACATTTCAGACgtcgaaaaataaaaggaaaatattgctTCGAGTACTGGTAAATTAATCGAAAAGAGTAACATCTTACCGACAAAATGTGGTTCGAGATTATACCATCATTTGCAATTGTATCCTTGGCGTTAGCCGCTCCTGGATACGCCATTTATGGATTACACAAACTCGCTCTAGGAAATGTGAGTGAATTTGTTTTCGAATTGATTTGGGGCCTCTTGGTTTACATAACAGAAGTCAATGATTTTGGGATGAAAAAGTGTCTTTAGAATGAGCGCAATGTGACGATCAGCACATCGTCGTCCACAACTCGATTCACCATTCTGCAATTCTGCTCGATGCTGATGTCAGATTAGGCtgcatcattttttttttcatcgatttgcgtaaattttcgaatttcgctTGCACTTTCTTCGACACGAAATCATGTAGTCAGTTACGTTATTTTTGACCATTTTCACTTATTGCTGGGCATTTCGTAGTTTGCTTCGTACATATTTCGGCCTTTCAATCGAAAGAGGTTATGTGTGGGACCAATTGCGTATCCCATCTGGCGTAATGTACATTCGAACTAGAAAGACCATCATCTGAAAGAAGCCGAATACGATCTGaactgtttgttttgtttttttcaagCAGGAACCGAACTTTAAGAAAGTGCACGACAGTAATACTTATGCGTACCAGTAGAAATAATTGTATCAAATGTAATCCACTTATGTGGAAAGTCTACAATTTTGTTCTGAAGATCGCTAATCTTCTAAATGTTAGATTCCTAATTGCTAACGATATTGTACGATTGTATTTACTATTTTGTTCGCAGCCATATCGCCGTGGAATGGAAGAACGACACAATCGCATGGATTATCAACGCGATCGTAGACTCACTGCGAACCCATAcatacaaaatgtatgaaattgtagcaaaaatgatttaaaattgtcgaaaagaaaatcaatttctctTTGTATTCACAGGGACTGGAGGTCATTCCGGATGAATAGCCAGATGAGAGTCAATCTTGTAAATTGGTGTCGCCCAGCGTATAGAAAatctaaaacaaaatgttcattAAACAGAAGTGagcacaaattaaaatttgattttattcatttgccagtagttgaattttttctgGTAACCTCTTTTTCGTCCTTCGATCACAATTTTGACTTGAACAAATTATCATATTTTCCGCTGTTGTATTGGCATGTACACCAATCCAATTTGTCAGCGTTCACTAACGCTGCAAGAGCGCCAAGTCCTCCGCCAACGCCACCCATTAAAAGGCCAACTTTCCCAGTTGCTGCTAAAGACTGCAAAATAGCGATTGGGCTTCCACCAACGATATTTCCTATGCTTGCTTGCCATGCGGCAGCGTAGCCCCCTGCAACAAAGCCAGACGGATCGATTCCAATGAATGGTAGCACATACGATCCGGCGATTGCGCCCGAGGCTACACCTCCGGTCATGTAGGCAGTCAGTCGCAACAAATTCGATGGGCAAACTTCTGGTTTTCCCGTCTCCGAACAGCGCTCCcaataaagaaatgaaaaatcaaccATTCTGAAGACAAGCCAGTCTGAAATAACATCGAAAAGAACATTGATTTTGCGTACTCGAAGCTGGAACGTTGCAATATTGATGTTGGACTTTCTTTTCACTTCTTTTTCAAAAGtacgaaaaaaagaaaaagatttgCTTGATACTTCCTATTTCTTTAGCTGACGTAACTCTTATCTTCGGTGCTGGATATCTACTAATATCTACTGAGTTTATAGCGATACGAAAAGTGAACTCCAAAGAAAATTCCAGTTTTATCATgcccggagcgatagcggaggacttgacgcagtctaaccaccaaaaaaagaacgaagacaattttttgagacgcgtcaACTATGTATAGCCGAAAATTTGAGTTTCTACCATTTGGTCTAGATCACCACAAAACCTATTTTACCaaattctcgcttcaaatacgagcaaaacgagctatcactcgactatgtaggtttaaaattaccggagatacatcgttttgaagttggtcatttttcatagaaaatgcaccaaaatgaatttttccaaacaatcaaaatccttcaacttactctgtatgtttctatctgtctatctatttATCGATGGGCTATCTCGGAAagtagtcagccaatctctatgaaattttgcaggagattggacataaaaatgaaaatgtgatttgtGATACGCAAAATAACTATTTGacttaaaacaacaaaaattttaccaaaaaaatctgcgtcgcatttggcagataaattttctcgtaggtctgttcctgaacatctgccactttgcaaCGCagatatttttggtaaaatttttgttgttttaagtCAAATAGTTATTTTGCGTATCacaaatcacattttcatttttatgtccaacctcctgcaaaatttcatagagattggctgactactTTCCGAGATAGCCCATCGATaaatagatagacagatagaaacatacagagtaagttgaaggattttgattgtttggaaaaattcattttggtgcattttctatgaaaaatgaccaacttcaaaacgatgtatctccggtaattttaaacctacatagtcgagtgatagctcgttttgctcgtatttgaagcgaaaatatgataaaataggttttgtggtgatatagaCCAAATGGTagaaattgggtgtaaaatttaatttttgcgtaacgaagctgaaagcgtcaactctagcgatatcattcattgtagaaattgtatttcaaagactgcgtcacacttttctcgtagagatttttgttgggatactAATTTATGTAAAGACTGCTGTTAACTCTAAGGATGCATCCGCTGAAAAAAGAGCTTAGAAGATGAGCGTTTGATGTAAAAGTGTTAACGGGCTTAACAATACACTTTCGTGAATCAATCAGAAAAGACGTAAGGGGACCAATAAACGTAACgccataaacaaaaaacaggtgtaaaatcaatatctCGTTTGTTTCACTTATTTCTGTGGTCCTTTGGACAGTCTTCGCCGTATTCAGTCAGTTCCATCTACTATTCACCTGTGCTCACTCACTTTCACAGTTTAATTCATTTACTTATATAAGTATATATTTAGCTACTACGGCTACTACCAAAGGCTCTCtaccaggcaaaagttgaccgacttttaaacgtcggattcgttccttacatccgccgcttatacaatgacaacaattGCAGTGAGCGTCAcatggatttttattgtgcacgaaatttttgaaacctCGACTAGTCAGGCGAAATTCAAGAAGGTATAAATACGAATGAACACGGTAAGGAAgtatttatttttccattattCCCAATCCCTTTACAACATTATTCACTGCTCTGtaacttcataaaaattctGTATTCGTAAAATCTCTTCGACTTTCTTGTCCACTTCGATTGTAATGGCAATGTCACACCTCCACAAACCAGCCGGTATCATCGGTATTGAATCATAGCTGGTGTAGTAAGACTTCACATATCTATGTCCCTGCGAAAtgcgaaaacaaaaaagagtCCAAATAAAGAAGCAAAGACACAACTTTTGTCCGTTAAGAAGTGCCATCCAAGTAAAAACTAATTCATACAAatgaacgaacgaacgaaatcatttaacgaaacttaagtgatgttacgtctgaaagtacctCGGAAAGTACCTTAACTTGAAGATGAGGTGTAGGCTTCAACATTCTTTTTATGCGTCATCTTCCTCATGAATAACTATTATCTGCAATATGCTTCTCAATAGTTGAACTAGCTGGTGAAACGAAAATAACAAGTTACCTTACATCACAGGCTGGTCACAGGGTTAGGTTGTATTGTAGAAGTTAAGTAATTTACACGAGACAAGTGAGAACGAAATGTGAACCAATTACAACCTAACCAACTCGCTAACCAAACCTTtctaatagttatttatgacatcgagtgcgaagtactttattaggctctagatgagtaattatgacacgaggccgcaggccgtgtgtcataatacacatcgtgagcctaataaagtacttcgcaccgagattcatacaacgttttatgcaacagagggaTCTAAAACTCTAAGTAttcgaacattatgatctcgagtttcataaataactatttcatgcaTTTTGTAACTTGTGGTACGAACATCATTTGTACTCATCTTAAGGCCAGTTAATGGTCGCATTTATCGCAAATATGTAAGACgacatgaactggccttaggAGAAAgcagaattcaaaaattttcgtgaatttaatTCACTTAAATAGGCCTTGGACTTTGACTGTTACCTTCAACGGACATGGATCTAAGAGATTATTTTCGCTCCTGTTCGCAATTTCCAAAGCAATTTTGAACAAAGGATTATTTCggaatttgaaaatgtcaCACAGCTCGTATTTTAAATTGATCATGTACGGTTTGTACTCAGCGTTAAATCTCTTGTTAGCAGTAAAGGAAACCTGCAAAATTTAAGGGTTGTTTTCAGTTCAACGAAAAACCGTTAACGGTTAAAATAATGTTCCAGTTACTATCCCATCAGCGATTATTGGTGCTGATAAGTCGTCGATAAACTACAAAATTGCCTCGAGTTCGAGTCTATTACGAATTTACCCGGACAACTGTTTATCAGTGTTGATAAACGGTGACAGGAATACAACTCGAATTACATAAATCGGTGATTTCAGCACCACACCAGGTTGAAAATATATATCCACAGATGTAACCGATGTGGTCCGATTGACTGGTCTACGTGGCGACGTGAACTTATCGACATACTTATCGTTTTTGTGACAAATCGTTCGGGTTAGCACAATACTACGACTCTgtaagaataaaattttgatttttttaaaattccgtCT is a window from the Bradysia coprophila strain Holo2 unplaced genomic scaffold, BU_Bcop_v1 contig_94, whole genome shotgun sequence genome containing:
- the LOC119084822 gene encoding uncharacterized protein LOC119084822; amino-acid sequence: MWFEIIPSFAIVSLALAAPGYAIYGLHKLALGNPYRRGMEERHNRMDYQRDRRLTANPYIQNGLEVIPDE